One window of Drosophila bipectinata strain 14024-0381.07 chromosome 4, DbipHiC1v2, whole genome shotgun sequence genomic DNA carries:
- the LOC122322119 gene encoding uncharacterized protein, with amino-acid sequence MMPTKHSPRRRPRLEASGVPATATTTATATGTATSSASVAGDRQRPQTPKESGTAARKAASNLQPEATGQITDPTTVVAALMERIARLESELAKARASGGQAEAARDPVGIGARGVGVSGAANTPPCSSGTLPHHGAAPRQSLSENLPRQMRDNLQTDLGVTPSLQLPAQVSTNLPPQWSANLAPTLGGHWANGQPVSTTTRLRYSPPSCVTAAAQPVLGYVHPEVPAPSPISYGAPTTSIQGWTPRRLPDLPYFEGQPEEWPIFLCAFTETTAAYQCTELENNQRLVKALKGEARETVKSLLIHPSNVQAVMEQLRFRYGRPEQLIRSQLESVREVQPIQEANIARIVPFATKVSNLSAFLQSTATGSQHLANPTLMEELIAKLPLSKRLDWARHAATIQPYPTVAHLSEWLYMLPYMRGTAPGQGLQGLHQRLYNDTDRVREEATTVLLVPGARTHVPVLQEEPRMQRPRMPDEASPPAPRSTIQTAASRRWGPQEGSGPTAVQRRQQSEESATVSGFQRKEPSYVGRSCRRATILPVTLYGENTKVDTYALLDEGSSVTLIDDELIRSLNLKGESRQLNVQWFGGKSAKEHTKVVSLQISAAGKPKRHGLKNVYGVANLNLSMQSLRQEDVQAVKANTRLPVMPYNNATPRILIGLDHAHLGVPFGTKSYGSGGPFAADTALGWVVYGPVNGKPSSPLLNSCLLAVPQDDLLEKMVSDYFETENFGAKPVQPVAAGRVDLEPSVGDSGDARALSTLEKTAKRVGQRYETGLLWKDDEVRLPESYSMALRRLVNIERKMKRDVDFASAYIRIMDDYVKKGYARRLEAQEVQRFQEGKVWYLPHFGVENPNKPGKIRLVFDAASKVDGVSLNSALLKGPQRYKPLPAVLFHFREGAVGVCADIKEMFHQVLMQPKDRCAQRFLWRDGDDQREPDVYEMAVMTFGAACSPCSADYVKTVNALRYSSTDPRAALAINEFHYVDDYVDSFASEDEAIAISTRVREIHAEAGFDLCRFTSSSASVVKPLNPLEPIASVGWTEAEEKVLGMYWQPATDEFKFGVKYHRVPRNVMTGERVPTKREFLSLVMSTFDPIGFLSCYIVTAKLLLREIWRRGVNWDEPLPDELAAAFEDWRQGMSRIQEFRCPRHYFGGGRVRTLQLHIFVDSSQSAFAAAAYWRATYENGDVKAHFISSKTKCAPMRTMSIPRLELQAAVLGTRLMDTVKQEHGVAISSCALWTDSKTVLHWISNTHRRYKQFVGNRVAEILESTEASQWRWIPSAENVADDATRPWT; translated from the exons ATGATGCCCACGAAGCACTCACCCAGACGGAGGCCCAGGCTGGAAGCCTCGGGCGTTCCCGCAACTGCGACCACCACGGCCACAGCAACTGGCACCGCGACCAGCTCTGCGAGTGTGGCTGGTGATCGACAGAGGCCACAGACTCCGAAGGAAAGTGGAACAGCCGCCAGGAAAGCGGCAAGTAACCTGCAGCCCGAAGCGACGGGGCAGATTACGGATCCCACAACTGTAGTGGCGGCCTTAATGGAAAGGATCGCACGTCTGGAGTCGGAGCTGGCGAAGGCAAGAGCAAGTGGAGGACAAGCAGAGGCCGCCAGAGATCCCGTTGGAATCGGGGCACGCGGCGTTGGAGTGAGCGGTGCAGCGAATACACCGCCATGTTCGAGTGGAACGCTGCCACATCATGGAGCAGCGCCACGGCAGAGTTTGAGCGAAAACCTGCCCAGGCAGATGAGGGACAATCTGCAAACGGATCTCGGAGTGACGCCATCGCTGCAGTTGCCGGCACAAGTGAGTACAAATTTGCCGCCACAATGGAGTGCGAATTTGGCGCCGACGCTTGGCGGCCATTGGGCAAACGGGCAACCTGTGTCGACAACAACAAGGCTGCGCTATTCTCCGCCATCTTGTGTGACCGCCGCAGCACAGCCGGTGCTAGGTTATGTTCACCCAGAGGTACCTGCGCCATCGCCCATATCATATGGAGCGCCGACGACAAGCATACAAGGATGGACGCCACGCAGACTACCTGATCTTCCCTATTTCGAGGGTCAGCCAGAGGAATGGCCAATATTCCTGTGTGCGTTCACGGAGACAACTGCAGCCTACCAGTGCACCGAGTTGGAGAACAACCAGAGGCTAGTGAAAGCCCTGAAGGGAGAGGCTCGCGAAACAGTGAAGTCGTTGCTCATCCATCCCAGCAACGTACAAGCTGTTATGGAGCAGCTACGATTCCGGTATGGACGCCCGGAGCAACTGATCCGCAGCCAATTGGAGAGCGTGCGCGAAGTGCAGCCGATTCAGGAGGCCAACATCGCGAGGATCGTGCCGTTCGCGACGAAGGTTAGCAACCTGTCAGCGTTCCTGCAGTCGACCGCGACCGGCAGCCAGCACCTAGCCAACCCAACCCTAATGGAGGAGCTGATAGCCAAGTTGCCGCTAAGCAAGAGGTTGGACTGGGCAAGGCACGCGGCCACGATACAGCCGTATCCGACGGTGGCGCACCTGAGCGAGTGGCTCTATATGCTGCCCTATATGCGAGGGACAGCACCAGGTCAGGGACTGCAAGGACTTCATCAGCGCCTCTACAACGACACGGATCGAGTCCGCGAGGAAGCGACGACTGTGCTTCTCGTGCCTGGAGCCCGGACACATGTCCCGGTTCTGCAGGAAGAGCCGCGGATGCAACGTCCTCGGATGCCAGATGAGGCATCACCACCTGCTCCACGAAGTACGATCCAAACGGCCGCCAGTCGCAGATGGGGGCCACAGGAGGGATCAGGACCGACAGCCGTACAGAGACGGCAACAATCGGAGGAGAGTGCCACGGTCAGTGGATTCCAGCGAAAGGAACCATCCTACGTCGGCCGCAGTTGTAGACGCGCGAC GATTCTACCCGTGACGCTGTACGGCGAGAATACGAAGGTCGACACGTACGCACTGCTGGATGAAGGATCGTCTGTCACACTCATCGACGACGAACTCATCCGCAGCCTGAACCTGAAAGGCGAGAGTCGACAGCTGAATGTGCAATGGTTTGGTGGAAAATCCGCCAAAGAGCACACGAAGGTGGTCAGCCTGCAGATCAGCGCAGCGGGAAAACCAAAGCGCCATGGGCTGAAAAATGTGTACGGAGTGGCCAATCTGAACCTTTCGATGCAGAGCCTGCGTCAGGAGGATGTACAAGCAGTGAAGGCGAACACGCGTCTGCCGGTGATGCCGTACAACAATGCGACGCCGAGGATCCTAATTGGACTGGATCATGCGCATTTAGGAGTACCCTTCGGAACCAAAAGTTATGGATCTGGAGGGCCGTTTGCAGCAGACACCGCACTTGGATGGGTGGTATATGGACCGGTGAACGGAAAGCCGAGCTCGCCGCTTCTGAATTCGTGCCTCCTAGCCGTGCCCCAGGATGATCTTCTGGAGAAGATGGTCAGCGACTACTTCGAGACCGAGAATTTCGGAGCGAAGCCGGTGCAGCCAGTCGCAGCTGGCAGAGTGGACCTGGAGCCGTCAGTCGGAGATAGCGGCGACGCACGGGCCCTGAGCACCCTGGAGAAGACGGCCAAACGTGTAGGCCAGAGATACGAGACCGGGCTGCTATGGAAGGACGACGAAGTGAGATTGCCGGAGAGCTACAGCATGGCCCTCAGGAGGCTCGTCAACATAGAGCGTAAAATGAAGCGCGATGTGGATTTCGCGTCGGCTTACATCCGGATAATGGACGATTATGTCAAGAAGGGATACGCACGACGACTGGAGGCCCAGGAAGTCCAGAGGTTTCAGGAGGGCAAAGTGTGGTACCTGCCGCACTTCGGAGTGGAAAACCCGAACAAGCCTGGGAAAATCCGGCTGGTTTTCGATGCAGCTTCCAAGGTGGACGGTGTGTCCTTGAATTCAGCGCTACTGAAAGGCCCACAGCGCTACAAGCCCCTCCCAGCAGTGCTCTTCCATTTTCGGGAAGGAGCGGTTGGAGTTTGTGCAGACATCAAGGAGATGTTTCATCAGGTACTGATGCAGCCGAAGGACAGATGCGCCCAGAGGTTTCTGTGGAGAGACGGAGACGACCAGCGAGAGCCGGACGTATACGAGATGGCAGTAATGACGTTCGGAGCGGCCTGCTCACCATGTTCGGCGGACTACGTGAAGACCGTGAATGCCTTGCGGTATAGCAGCACGGACCCGCGAGCAGCCCTGGCCATCAACGAATTTCACTACGTGGATGACTACGTCGACAGTTTCGCCAGCGAGGACGAAGCTATCGCCATCTCGACACGGGTGAGAGAAATTCACGCTGAAGCAGGTTTTGATTTGTGCCGATTTACCTCCAGTTCGGCAAGTGTGGTCAAACCGCTGAACCCACTTGAGCCCATCGCCAGCGTCGGATGGACCGAAGCTGAGGAGAAGGTGCTTGGGATGTACTGGCAGCCGGCTACCGATGAGTTCAAGTTCGGCGTCAAGTACCATCGAGTCCCGAGGAACGTGATGACGGGGGAACGAGTCCCTACCAAGAGGGAGTTCCTAAGCTTGGTGATGTCTACGTTTGACCCGATTGGATTCCTGAGCTGCTACATAGTGACTGCCAAACTGCTGCTGAGAGAGATTTGGCGGAGAGGAGTCAACTGGGACGAGCCGCTACCGGATGAATTGGCCGCAGCCTTCGAGGATTGGCGGCAAGGGATGAGTCGGATCCAGGAGTTCCGATGCCCGCGCCACTACTTCGGCGGCGGACGAGTGCGGACGCTACAGCTGCACATCTTCGTGGACTCCAGCCAATCGGCGTTCGCAGCAGCGGCCTACTGGCGGGCCACGTACGAGAACGGAGACGTGAAGGCGCACTTCATAAGCTCCAAAACGAAATGCGCCCCGATGAGAACCATGTCGATCCCGCGTCTGGAACTCCAAGCAGCGGTATTGGGCACGAGATTGATGGACACTGTCAAGCAGGAGCACGGTGTGGCGATCAGCAGCTGTGCGCTATGGACGGACTCCAAGACTGTGTTGCACTGGATAAGCAACACCCACCGGAGGTACAAACAGTTCGTCGGAAACCGGGTGGCGGAGATTTTGGAATCGACAGAGGCGTCCCAGTGGAGATGGATCCCGTCCGCCGAAAACGTGGCGGATGACGCGACAAGGCCGTGGACCTGA